Proteins from a genomic interval of Chionomys nivalis chromosome 7, mChiNiv1.1, whole genome shotgun sequence:
- the Rpl3l gene encoding 60S ribosomal protein L3-like isoform X1: MSHRKFSAPRHGHLGFLPHKRSRRHRGKVKSWPRDDPSQPVHLTAFLGYKAGMTHTLREVHRPGLKISKREEVEAVTIVETPPLVVVGVVGYVATPRGLRSFKTIFAEHLSDECRRRFYKDWHKSKKKAFTKACKSWRDADGKKQIQKDFAALKKYCKVIRVIVHTQMKLLPFRQKKAHIMEIQLNGGTVAEKVAWAQARLEKQVPVHSVFSQSEVIDVIAVTKGRGVKGVTSRWHTKKLPRKTHKGLRKVACIGAWHPARVGYSIARAGQKGYHHRTELNKKIYRIGRGLHMEDGKMVKNNASTSYDITDKSITPLGGFPHYGEVNNDFVMLKGCIAGTKKRVITLRKSLLVHHSRRALENIELKFIDTTSKFGYGRFQTAQEKRAFMGPQKKHLEKEKPETSGNI; the protein is encoded by the exons ATG TCCCACCGGAAGTTCTCTGCCCCTCGACATGGACACCTGGGCTTCCTGCCCCACAAGAGGAGCCGGAGGCACAGGGGCAAGGTGAAGAGCTGGCCTCGGGATGACCCCAGCCAGCCTGTGCACCTCACGGCTTTCCTGGGCTACAAGGCTGGCATGACCCACACCCTTCGAGAAGTGCACCGCCCTGGACTCA AAATTTCCAAACGAGAGGAGGTAGAAGCTGTGACCATTGTGGAGACGCCACCGCTGGTGGTGGTGGGCGTGGTGGGCTACGTGGCCACTCCTCGAGGTCTTCGGAGCTTCAAGACCATTTTTGCCGAACATCTCAGTGATGAGTGCCGCCGACGCTTCTACAAGGATTG gCACAAGAGTAAGAAGAAGGCCTTTACCAAAGCCTGCAAGAGTTGGCGAGACGCTGACGGCAAGAAGCAGATCCAGAAGGACTTTGCCGCCCTGAAGAAGTACTGCAAGGTCATTCGGGTCATTGTCCACACCCAG ATGAAGTTGCTGCCCTTTCGGCAGAAGAAGGCCCACATTATGGAGATTCAGCTGAATGGTGGTACCGTGGCTGAGAAGGTGGCCTGGGCTCAGGCACGGCTGGAAAAGCAGGTGCCCGTACACAGTGTGTTCAGCCAGAGTGAGGTCATTGATGTCATTGCTGTCACGAAGGGCCGGGGTGTTAAAG GGGTCACTAGCCGCTGGCATACCAAAAAGCTGCCAAGGAAGACCCACAAAGGCCTGCGCAAGGTGGCCTGCATTGGTGCCTGGCACCCTGCCCGAGTAGGCTACTCCATCGCCCGGGCTGGGCAGAAGGGTTACCACCACCGTACAGAGCTCAACAAGAAG ATCTACCGAATTGGCAGGGGGCTGCACATGGAAGATGGGAAGATGGTCAAAAACAATGCGTCCACCAGCTATGATATCACTGACAAGTCTATCACACCACTG GGTGGCTTCCCCCACTATGGGGAAGTGAACAATGATTTTGTCATGTTAAAGGGCTGCATTGCAGGCACCAAGAAGAGGGTGATCACACTGAGGAAG TCCCTCCTAGTGCACCACAGCCGCCGAGCTCTGGAGAATATCGAACTGAAGTTCATTGACACCACTTCCAAGTTTGGCTATGGACGCTTCCAAACAGCGCAGGAGAAGAGAGCCTTCATG GGCCCCCAAAAGAAGCATCTGGAGAAAGAGAAGCCGGAGACCTCGGGAAACATATAA
- the Rpl3l gene encoding 60S ribosomal protein L3-like isoform X2 — MSHRKFSAPRHGHLGFLPHKRSRRHRGKVKSWPRDDPSQPVHLTAFLGYKAGMTHTLREVHRPGLKISKREEVEAVTIVETPPLVVVGVVGYVATPRGLRSFKTIFAEHLSDECRRRFYKDWHKSKKKAFTKACKSWRDADGKKQIQKDFAALKKYCKVIRVIVHTQMKLLPFRQKKAHIMEIQLNGGTVAEKVAWAQARLEKQVPVHSVFSQSEVIDVIAVTKGRGVKGVTSRWHTKKLPRKTHKGLRKVACIGAWHPARVGYSIARAGQKGYHHRTELNKKIYRIGRGLHMEDGKMVKNNASTSYDITDKSITPLGGFPHYGEVNNDFVMLKGCIAGTKKRVITLRKSLLVHHSRRALENIELKFIDTTSKFGYGRFQTAQEKRAFMGPQKKHLEKEKPETSGNI; from the exons ATG TCCCACCGGAAGTTCTCTGCCCCTCGACATGGACACCTGGGCTTCCTGCCCCACAAGAGGAGCCGGAGGCACAGGGGCAAGGTGAAGAGCTGGCCTCGGGATGACCCCAGCCAGCCTGTGCACCTCACGGCTTTCCTGGGCTACAAGGCTGGCATGACCCACACCCTTCGAGAAGTGCACCGCCCTGGACTCA AAATTTCCAAACGAGAGGAGGTAGAAGCTGTGACCATTGTGGAGACGCCACCGCTGGTGGTGGTGGGCGTGGTGGGCTACGTGGCCACTCCTCGAGGTCTTCGGAGCTTCAAGACCATTTTTGCCGAACATCTCAGTGATGAGTGCCGCCGACGCTTCTACAAGGATTG gCACAAGAGTAAGAAGAAGGCCTTTACCAAAGCCTGCAAGAGTTGGCGAGACGCTGACGGCAAGAAGCAGATCCAGAAGGACTTTGCCGCCCTGAAGAAGTACTGCAAGGTCATTCGGGTCATTGTCCACACCCAG ATGAAGTTGCTGCCCTTTCGGCAGAAGAAGGCCCACATTATGGAGATTCAGCTGAATGGTGGTACCGTGGCTGAGAAGGTGGCCTGGGCTCAGGCACGGCTGGAAAAGCAGGTGCCCGTACACAGTGTGTTCAGCCAGAGTGAGGTCATTGATGTCATTGCTGTCACGAAGGGCCGGGGTGTTAAAG GGGTCACTAGCCGCTGGCATACCAAAAAGCTGCCAAGGAAGACCCACAAAGGCCTGCGCAAGGTGGCCTGCATTGGTGCCTGGCACCCTGCCCGAGTAGGCTACTCCATCGCCCGGGCTGGGCAGAAGGGTTACCACCACCGTACAGAGCTCAACAAGAAG ATCTACCGAATTGGCAGGGGGCTGCACATGGAAGATGGGAAGATGGTCAAAAACAATGCGTCCACCAGCTATGATATCACTGACAAGTCTATCACACCACTG GGTGGCTTCCCCCACTATGGGGAAGTGAACAATGATTTTGTCATGTTAAAGGGCTGCATTGCAGGCACCAAGAAGAGGGTGATCACACTGAGGAAG TCCCTCCTAGTGCACCACAGCCGCCGAGCTCTGGAGAATATCGAACTGAAGTTCATTGACACCACTTCCAAGTTTGGCTATGGACGCTTCCAAACAGCGCAGGAGAAGAGAGCCTTCATG GGCCCCCAAAAGAAGCATCTGGAGAAAGAGAAGCCGGAGAC CTCGGGAAACATATAA
- the Msrb1 gene encoding methionine-R-sulfoxide reductase B1 — translation MSFCSFFGGEVFQNHFEPGVYVCAKCGYELFSSRSKYAHSSPWPAFTETVYADSVTKCPEKNRPEALKVSCGKCGNGLGHEFLNDGPKRGQSRFUIFSSSLKFIPKGGETPAPQGHKPMQQME, via the exons ATGTCGTTCTGCAGCTTCTTTGGGGGCGAGGTTTTCCAGAATCACTTCGAGCCAG GCGTCTATGTGTGCGCCAAGTGTGGCTATGAGCTGTTCTCCAGCCGCTCCAAGTATGCACACTCCTCCCCATGGCCAGCGTTCACTGAAACCGTCTATGCAGACAGTGTGACCAAGTGCCCTGAGAAGAACCGACCCGAAGCTTTAAAG GTGTCCTGTGGTAAGTGTGGCAATGGGTTGGGCCACGAGTTCCTGAATGATGGCCCCAAGCGAGGACAATCCCGATTCTGAATATTTAGCAGCTCGTTGAAGTTCATCCCTAAAG gCGGAGAAACTCCTGCTCCCCAGGGGCACAAG CCTATGCAGCAGATGGAATAA